A genomic window from Silene latifolia isolate original U9 population chromosome 11, ASM4854445v1, whole genome shotgun sequence includes:
- the LOC141613819 gene encoding uncharacterized protein LOC141613819: protein MGSYNDDILCDVVPMDACHVLLGRPWQYDRDVVHRGRSNEYELVSKGKRIVLKPMAPGEVRSMSAKRGTTTSLTMFASEKEVDEAIVNGNQVYLMVVNETPSNESKDGRLISLLDEFKDVFPEELPAGLPPIRGIEHQIDLCPSSFTKQSRLSVQSDGDQGVTATNRRVNGTRLCT, encoded by the coding sequence ATGGGATCTTACAACGACGACATCCTCTGCGATGTTGTGCCAATGGATGCATGTCATGTCCTATTAGGACGACCTTGGCAATATGACCGGGATGTGGTGCATCGCGGTCGAAGCAACGAGTACGAGTTGGTAAGTAAGGGAAAAAGAATTGTCTTAAAACCAATGGCGCCAGGTGAAGTACGTTCTATGAGTGCCAAGCGTGGGACGACCACTAGCCTGACCATGTTTGCTAGTGAGAAAGAAGTGGACGAGGCTATCGTCAATGGCAACCAGGTTTACCTAATGGTGGTCAATGAAACGCCTAGCAATGAAAGCAAGGATGGACGATTAATCTCGCTCTTggatgagttcaaagatgttttcccCGAGGAACTGCCCGCTGGGTTACCACCTATTCGTGGGATCGAACACCAAATCGACCTCTGCCCGAGCTCCTTTACCAAACAAAGCCGCCTATCGGTGCAATCCGATGGAGACCAAGGAGTTACAGCGACAAATCGAAGAGTTAATGGAACGAGGCTATGTACGTGA